In Arachis stenosperma cultivar V10309 chromosome 1, arast.V10309.gnm1.PFL2, whole genome shotgun sequence, one DNA window encodes the following:
- the LOC130941352 gene encoding uncharacterized protein LOC130941352 — MVDHYNKLVKLMARAFYDDLTSKGDNQPKTGRTDNRGIAVVVLDALTRRQWVREEDLAKDLKLHTKQLRRILRFFEEEKIITRDHRRETAKGAKMYSAAVAATADGHPTAREGEEKVKLHTHSYCCLDYAQIYDVVRYRLHRMKHKLKDELEDKNTVQEYVCPTCGKRYNALDALRLISFEDEDFHCESCNGRLEVESDKIASQEAGDGDDNVRRRRREKLKDMLQKMEVQLKPLMDQLSRVKDLPVPEFGSLQAWEARASAAGRAANGDINAADSKMSQMGYNGASIPYSGDTKVVVDFNGTEGKGEGIKSETESTSLKVLPPWMIRSGMVLTKEQRGEVKQETKMDGTSTSITAQHTDDKKSTTEQVDNKSLQDEYIKAYYAALLQQQQELQKKQELLNTTELVDPSSSASGRQVGVKSKRDDAEDDGTEWEETPIGGNGNGGFKVADLNLNVQAEEEPPADEEDEDDIDWEEG; from the exons ATGGTTGACCACTACAACAA ACTTGTTAAATTAATGGCGAGGGCTTTCTACGATGACCTAACTAGCAAAGGTGATAATCAGCCCAAGACCGGAAGAACCGATAACAGAGGAATCGCTGTGGTGGTGCTCGATGCCCTCACCAg ACGACAATGGGTTAGAGAAGAAGACTTGGCAAAGGACCTCAAACTGCATACAAAACAACTTCGGCGGATCTTGCGgttttttgaagaagaaaagatCATTACCCGAGATCATAGGAGAGAG ACAGCAAAGGGTGCAAAAATGTATAGTGCTGCTGTAGCTGCTACAGCTGATGGTCATCCGACAGCCAGAGAGGGAGAAGAAAAGGTCAAGCTGCACACACACTCTTATTGTTGTCTGGATTATGCACAG atatatgatgtggttaGGTACAGACTTCATCGGATGAAGCATAAGTTGAAAGATGAATTGGAGGATAAAAACACAGTTCAGGAATATGTATGTCCAACCTGTGGGAAAAG ATATAATGCTTTGGATGCACTGCGGTTAATATCTTTTGAAGATGAGGACTTCCATTGTGAAAGTTGTAATGGAAGGCTTGAGGTTGAAAGTGATAAGATAGCTTCTCAAGAAGCAGGAGATGGAGATGATAACGTAAGGAGACGACGACGGGAAAAGTTAAAGGACATGCTTCAGAAGATGGAG GTACAACTTAAACCATTAATGGACCAACTCAGTCGGGTAAAAGACTTGCCTGTTCCAGAATTTGGCAGCCTTCAAGCATGGGAAGCACGAGCTAGTGCTGCAGGGCGTGCTGCCAATGGAGATATCAATGCTGCTGATTCTAAAATGTCTCAGATGGGATATAATGGAGCATCAATCCCTTACAGTGGAGATACTAAG GTTGTAGTTGACTTCAATGGAACTGAAGGCAAAGGAGAGGGTATTAAGTCCGAAACTGAAAGTACATCTCTAAAGGTTTTGCCACCATGGATGATCAGATCAGGGATGGTTCTTACAAAGGAACAGCGCGGAGAAGTGAAGCAAGAAACAAAGATGGATGGGACTTCAACTTCCATAACGGCACAGCACACAGATGACAAAAAGTCAACAACTGAACAAGTTGACAATAAGAGTTTACAG GATGAGTATATTAAGGCTTATTATGCTGCCTTACTTCAGCAACAACAAGAATTGCAAAAGAAACAAGAATTGTTAAATACAACTGAATTAGTTGATCCTTCTAGCAGTGCTTCTGGCCGTCAGGTTGGTGTCAAATCAAAACGTGACGATGCCGAGGATGATGGTACTGAGTGGGAGGAGACTCCAATTGGAG GCAATGGAAACGGAGGTTTCAAGGTTGcagatttgaatttgaatgttcAAGCTGAGGAAGAACCTCCAGCAGATGAGGAAGACGAAGATGACATCGACTGGGAAGAAGgttaa